The Thunnus thynnus chromosome 2, fThuThy2.1, whole genome shotgun sequence genome includes a region encoding these proteins:
- the myl2b gene encoding myosin, light chain 2b, regulatory, cardiac, slow isoform X1 yields the protein MSPKKAKKRAEAASSNVFSMFEQAQIQEFKEAFTIMDQNRDGFIDKNDLRGTYAALGRINVNQEELDEMLMEAPGPINFTVFLSMFGEKLKGSDPEDTILNAFKVFDPEGKGTLNKDYVSEMLMTQADRFSAEEMEQMFIAFPPDVAGNLDYKNLVHIITHGEEKDQDQE from the exons ATG TCACCCAAGAAAGCAAAGAAGAGAGCAGAGGCAGCAAGCTCCAATGTGTTCTCCATGTTTGAACAGGCCCAGATCCAGGAGTTCAAAGAA GCTTTCACTATCATGGACCAAAACAGAGACGGTTTCATTGACAAGAATGACCTGAGAGGCACTTACGCAGCTTTAG GCCGTATAAATGTCAACCAAGAAGAGCTTGATGAGATGCTGATGGAGGCACCAGGCCCAATCAATTTCACAGTCTTTCTCTCCATGTTTGGAGAGAAACTAAAAG GCTCTGACCCAGAGGATACCATCCTCAATGCTTTCAAAGTCTTTGATCCTGAAGGAAAGGGAACGTTAAATAAAGACTA TGTGTCAGAGATGCTGATGACCCAAGCAGACAGGTTCTCTGCTGAAGAG ATGGAACAGATGTTTATAGCATTCCCGCCAGATGTAGCGGGAAACCTGGATTACAAGAACCTGGtccacatcatcacacatggaGAAGAGAAAGACCAAGACCAAGAATAG
- the myl2b gene encoding myosin, light chain 2b, regulatory, cardiac, slow isoform X2, translating to MFEQAQIQEFKEAFTIMDQNRDGFIDKNDLRGTYAALGRINVNQEELDEMLMEAPGPINFTVFLSMFGEKLKGSDPEDTILNAFKVFDPEGKGTLNKDYVSEMLMTQADRFSAEEMEQMFIAFPPDVAGNLDYKNLVHIITHGEEKDQDQE from the exons ATGTTTGAACAGGCCCAGATCCAGGAGTTCAAAGAA GCTTTCACTATCATGGACCAAAACAGAGACGGTTTCATTGACAAGAATGACCTGAGAGGCACTTACGCAGCTTTAG GCCGTATAAATGTCAACCAAGAAGAGCTTGATGAGATGCTGATGGAGGCACCAGGCCCAATCAATTTCACAGTCTTTCTCTCCATGTTTGGAGAGAAACTAAAAG GCTCTGACCCAGAGGATACCATCCTCAATGCTTTCAAAGTCTTTGATCCTGAAGGAAAGGGAACGTTAAATAAAGACTA TGTGTCAGAGATGCTGATGACCCAAGCAGACAGGTTCTCTGCTGAAGAG ATGGAACAGATGTTTATAGCATTCCCGCCAGATGTAGCGGGAAACCTGGATTACAAGAACCTGGtccacatcatcacacatggaGAAGAGAAAGACCAAGACCAAGAATAG
- the ppp1cc gene encoding serine/threonine-protein phosphatase PP1-gamma catalytic subunit A — MADVDKLNIDSIIQRLLEVRGAKPGKNVQLQENEIRGLCLKSREIFLSQPILLELEAPLKICGDIHGQYYDLLRLFEYGGFPPESNYLFLGDYVDRGKQSLETICLLLAYKIKYPENFFLLRGNHECASINRIYGFYDECKRRYNIKLWKTFTDCFNCLPIAAIVDEKIFCCHGGLSPDLQSMEQIRRIMRPTDVPDQGLLCDLLWSDPDKDVLGWGENDRGVSFTFGSEVVAKFLHKHDLDLICRAHQVVEDGYEFFAKRQLVTLFSAPNYCGEFDNAGAMMSVDETLMCSFQILKPAEKKKPNGSRPVTPPRNMVTKQAKK, encoded by the exons ATGGCTGATGTTGACAAGCTCAACATAGACAGTATCATCCAACGTCTTTTAGAAG TCAGAGGAGCAAAGCCTGGTAAGAATGTGCAGCTGCAGGAGAATGAGATTCGTGGATTATGCCTCAAATCCAGGGAGATCTTTCTCAGTCAGCCCATTCTTCTGGAGCTTGAAGCCCCCCTCAAGATTTGTG GTGACATCCATGGGCAATACTATGACCTGCTGAGGCTCTTTGAGTATGGGGGCTTCCCTCCAGAGAGTAACTACCTGTTTCTGGGAGATTATGTGGACAGGGGGAAGCAGTCTCTGGAGACCATCTGTCTTCTGCTGGCCTACAAAATCAAATACCCAGAGAACTTCTTCCTGCTGAGGGGAAACCATGAGTGTGCTTCGATCAACAGAATATATGGTTTCTATGATGAGT gtAAAAGAAGGTACAACATCAAACTCTGGAAGACTTTCACAGATTGTTTTAACTGCCTCCCTATTGCCGCCATTGTTGATGAGAAGATCTTCTGCTGCCACGGTG GACTGTCACCTGACCTTCAGTCCATGGAGCAGATCAGACGCATCATGCGCCCCACTGATGTTCCCGACCAGGGTCTGCTGTGCGATTTGCTCTGGTCTGATCCAGACAAGGATGTTTTGGGCTGGGGGGAGAATGACAGGGGTGTGTCATTTACCTTTGGCTCAGAGGTGGTGGCCAAGTTCCTGCACAAGCATGACCTGGATCTGATCTGTCGTGCCCATCAG GTTGTTGAGGATGGCTACGAATTTTTCGCCAAGAGGCAGCTTGTGACTTTGTTCTCAGCGCCTAACTATTGTGGAGAGTTTGACAATGCTGGCGCCATGATGAGTGTGGATGAGACCCTCATGTGCTCTTTTCAg ATTTTGAAACCAGCTGAGAAAAAGAAGCCCAACGGCAGCCGTCCGGTGACTCCCCCTCGCAATATGGTCACCAAACAAGCCAAGAAATGA